A window of the Streptomyces albireticuli genome harbors these coding sequences:
- the smc gene encoding chromosome segregation protein SMC, translating into MHLKSLTLRGFKSFASATTLRFEPGITCVVGPNGSGKSNVVDALSWVMGEQGAKSLRGGKMEDVIFAGTTGRPPLGRAEVSLTIDNSDGALPIDYAEVTITRTMFRNGGSEYQLNGDTCRLLDIQELLSDSGIGREMHVIVGQGQLDSVLHADPTGRRAFIEEAAGVLKHRKRKEKALRKLDAMRANLARVQDLTDELRRQLKPLGRQAAVARRAAVIQADLRDARLRLLADDLVTLREALRAELADEAALKARKEAAEADLREAALREAALEEQVRALTPRLAQAQQTWYELSRLAERVRGTIGLADQRVTSATSAPGEERRGRDPEDLEREAARIREQEAELEAALEAAGRALEDTAEHRAELERRLAEEERRLRDAARAVAAHREGLARLQGKVTAAHGRAASAQAEIDRLAAARDEALERATAAQEEYERHRAEVEGLDAGDAELAGLYEEARRELAAAEAALTEARETATTTERRRAATAARRDALALGLRRKDGTGALLAAQERLGGLLGPAAELLSVAPGHELPVAAALGAAADALAVTDTATAAGALRLLRKDDAGRAALLIAQATPAPEDAPAPRPAGLPAGAVPATDLVRGPAGPLAAVARLLRDVVVVATLEDAEELVTARPELTAVTAEGDLLGSHFAQGGSGGAPSLLEVHSAVDEATAELTGLDARCAELAAAQRAAGERRAACAARVEELAARRSVADREKSQVAQALGRLAGQARAAADEAGRTAAAVTRAEEALVRATEEAGELAEQLAVAEEAAPEDTEEPDTAVRDRLAADGANARQTEMEARLQVRTHEERVKALAGRADGLDRAARAEREARARAEQRRARLRHEARVASAVAAGARQLLAHVEVSLVRAEGERTHAEAAKAERERELVAERNRGRELKGELDKLTDSVHKGEVLGAEKRLRIEQLEARSLEELGVEPAALVAEYGPDQPVPQAPAEDEESSDDIAVPYVRAEQEKRLRAAERAYQQLGKVNPLALEEFAALEERHQFLSEQLEDLKKTRSDLLQVVKDVDRRVEEVFTEAYRDTAREFEGVFSRLFPGGEGRLVLTDPGDMLATGVDVEARPPGKKVKRLSLLSGGERSLTAVALLVAIFKARPSPFYVMDEVEAALDDTNLQRLIRIMEELQESSQLIVITHQKRTMEVADALYGVSMQGDGVSKVISQRLR; encoded by the coding sequence GTGCACCTCAAGAGCTTGACCCTGCGTGGGTTCAAATCCTTCGCTTCCGCGACGACCCTGCGCTTCGAACCGGGCATCACCTGTGTCGTCGGCCCCAACGGGTCGGGTAAGTCCAACGTCGTCGACGCCCTTTCCTGGGTCATGGGCGAGCAGGGCGCGAAGTCGCTGCGCGGCGGCAAGATGGAGGACGTCATCTTCGCCGGGACGACCGGCCGCCCGCCGCTGGGCCGCGCCGAGGTCTCCCTCACGATCGACAACTCCGACGGCGCGCTCCCCATCGACTACGCCGAGGTCACCATCACGCGGACGATGTTCCGCAACGGCGGCAGCGAGTACCAGCTCAACGGCGACACCTGCCGGCTGCTCGACATCCAGGAGCTGCTCTCCGACTCCGGCATCGGCCGCGAGATGCACGTCATCGTCGGCCAGGGGCAGCTCGACTCCGTCCTGCACGCCGACCCGACGGGCCGCCGGGCCTTCATCGAGGAGGCCGCGGGCGTACTGAAACACCGCAAACGCAAAGAGAAAGCGCTGCGGAAGCTCGACGCCATGCGCGCCAACCTCGCGCGCGTGCAGGACCTGACCGACGAACTCCGGCGCCAGCTCAAGCCGCTCGGGCGGCAGGCGGCGGTCGCCCGCCGGGCCGCGGTCATCCAGGCGGATCTGCGCGACGCCCGGCTGCGGCTGCTCGCCGACGACCTCGTGACCCTGCGGGAGGCGCTGCGCGCGGAGCTCGCGGACGAAGCCGCGCTCAAGGCCCGCAAGGAGGCCGCCGAGGCCGATCTCCGCGAGGCGGCGCTGCGCGAGGCCGCGCTGGAGGAGCAGGTCCGCGCCCTCACCCCGCGGCTGGCTCAGGCCCAGCAGACCTGGTACGAGCTGTCCCGGCTCGCGGAGCGGGTGCGCGGCACGATCGGCCTGGCGGACCAGCGCGTCACGAGCGCCACCTCGGCACCCGGCGAGGAGCGGCGCGGCCGCGACCCGGAGGACCTGGAGCGCGAGGCGGCCCGGATCCGCGAGCAGGAGGCCGAGCTGGAGGCGGCCCTGGAAGCGGCGGGCCGCGCCCTGGAGGACACGGCGGAGCACCGCGCGGAGCTGGAGCGCCGCCTGGCGGAGGAGGAACGGCGGCTCAGGGACGCCGCGCGGGCCGTCGCCGCCCACCGCGAGGGCCTGGCCCGGCTCCAGGGAAAGGTGACCGCGGCCCACGGCCGCGCGGCCTCCGCCCAGGCCGAGATCGACCGGCTGGCCGCCGCCCGCGACGAGGCCCTGGAGCGGGCCACCGCCGCACAGGAGGAGTACGAGCGCCACCGCGCCGAGGTCGAAGGGCTCGACGCCGGCGACGCGGAGCTCGCCGGTCTGTACGAGGAGGCCCGCCGGGAGCTGGCCGCCGCCGAGGCCGCCCTGACCGAGGCCCGCGAGACGGCGACGACGACCGAGCGCCGCCGCGCCGCGACCGCCGCCCGCCGCGACGCCCTTGCGCTCGGCTTGCGCCGTAAGGACGGCACGGGCGCGCTGCTGGCCGCGCAGGAACGATTGGGCGGACTGCTCGGACCGGCGGCGGAACTGCTCTCCGTCGCCCCCGGCCACGAACTGCCGGTCGCCGCCGCGCTGGGCGCGGCCGCCGACGCCCTGGCCGTCACGGACACGGCGACCGCGGCCGGGGCCCTACGGCTGCTCCGTAAGGACGACGCGGGACGGGCGGCACTCCTGATCGCACAGGCGACCCCGGCACCCGAGGACGCTCCCGCGCCCCGCCCCGCCGGCCTGCCGGCGGGCGCCGTGCCCGCCACCGACCTCGTCCGCGGACCCGCCGGTCCGCTGGCCGCCGTCGCGCGGCTGCTGCGGGACGTCGTGGTCGTCGCGACGCTGGAGGACGCCGAGGAGCTGGTCACGGCGCGCCCGGAGCTCACCGCCGTCACCGCCGAAGGCGATCTGCTCGGCTCCCACTTCGCGCAGGGAGGCTCCGGCGGCGCCCCGAGCCTCCTGGAGGTCCACTCGGCGGTGGACGAGGCCACGGCCGAACTCACCGGACTGGACGCCCGGTGCGCGGAGCTGGCGGCCGCTCAGCGCGCCGCCGGCGAACGGCGTGCGGCGTGCGCCGCGCGCGTGGAGGAGCTCGCGGCCCGGCGCAGCGTCGCGGACCGCGAGAAGTCCCAGGTCGCGCAGGCGCTGGGACGGCTCGCCGGACAGGCGCGCGCGGCGGCCGACGAGGCGGGCAGGACGGCCGCCGCCGTGACCCGGGCCGAGGAGGCGCTCGTCCGGGCCACTGAAGAGGCCGGGGAACTCGCCGAACAGCTGGCCGTGGCGGAGGAGGCGGCTCCCGAGGACACCGAGGAGCCGGACACCGCCGTCCGCGACCGGCTCGCGGCCGACGGGGCCAACGCCCGCCAGACCGAGATGGAGGCGCGCCTCCAGGTCCGTACGCACGAGGAGCGGGTCAAGGCGCTCGCCGGACGGGCGGACGGCCTCGACCGCGCGGCACGCGCCGAGCGGGAGGCGCGGGCGCGCGCCGAACAGCGGCGCGCCCGGCTGCGGCACGAGGCGCGGGTCGCCTCGGCCGTGGCGGCCGGCGCCCGGCAGCTGCTGGCGCACGTCGAGGTGTCGCTGGTCCGCGCCGAGGGGGAGCGCACCCACGCCGAGGCGGCGAAGGCCGAGCGGGAACGCGAGCTGGTCGCCGAGCGGAACCGGGGCCGGGAGCTCAAGGGCGAGCTCGACAAGCTCACGGACTCGGTGCACAAGGGCGAGGTCCTGGGCGCCGAGAAGCGCCTGCGCATCGAGCAGCTGGAGGCCAGGAGCCTGGAGGAGCTGGGCGTGGAACCGGCGGCCCTGGTCGCGGAGTACGGGCCCGACCAGCCCGTACCGCAGGCGCCGGCCGAGGACGAGGAGTCGTCGGACGACATCGCCGTGCCGTACGTACGGGCCGAGCAGGAGAAGCGGCTGAGGGCGGCCGAGCGCGCGTACCAGCAGCTGGGCAAGGTGAACCCGCTGGCCCTGGAGGAGTTCGCGGCGCTGGAGGAGCGGCACCAGTTCCTCTCCGAACAGCTGGAGGACCTGAAGAAGACCCGCAGCGATCTCCTTCAGGTGGTGAAGGACGTCGACAGAAGGGTCGAGGAGGTCTTCACGGAGGCCTACCGGGACACGGCCCGTGAGTTCGAGGGAGTGTTCTCCCGGCTCTTCCCCGGGGGCGAGGGACGGCTCGTCCTGACCGATCCCGGCGACATGCTCGCGACGGGCGTGGACGTCGAGGCGCGCCCGCCGGGGAAGAAGGTCAAGCGGCTGTCCCTGCTGTCCGGCGGCGAGCGCTCGCTGACCGCGGTGGCGCTGCTGGTGGCGATCTTCAAGGCCCGCCCGAGCCCGTTCTACGTGATGGACGAGGTCGAGGCGGCGCTGGACGACACCAACCTCCAGCGGCTGATCAGGATCATGGAAGAGCTCCAGGAGAGCTCCCAGCTGATCGTGATCACTCATCAGAAGCGGACCATGGAGGTCGCGGACGCGCTCTACGGCGTCTCCATGCAGGGGGACGGGGTTTCCAAGGTCATCAGCCAGCGTCTGCGGTGA
- a CDS encoding sugar porter family MFS transporter, translating into MTSTAMAQGSEGRKAQPDHLGHVIFITAAAAMGGFLFGYDSSVINGAVEGIRGKYDIGSAALAQVIAIALIGCAIGAATAGRLADRIGRIRVMQISATLFTISAVGSALPFALWDLAFWRVLGGIAIGMASVIGPAYIAEVSPPAYRGRLGSFQQAAIVVGIAVSQLVNWGILNLADGDQRGHVMGIEAWQLMLGVMVVPAVLYGLLSFAIPESPRFLISVGKIDRAKAVLAEVEGRGIDLDKRVAEIELAMHSEQKSTFKDLLGGKAGLLPIVWVGIGLSVFQQLVGINVAFYYSATLWQSVGIDPSDSFLYSFTTSIINIVGTVIAMIFVDRIGRKPLALVGSAGMAVSLALEAWAFSAKAADGSLPTTEGTVALIAAHAFVLFFALSWGVVVWVFLGEMFPNRIRAAALGVAASAQWVANWAITASFPSLADWNLSGTYVIYTVFAVLSIPFVMKFVKETKGKALEEMG; encoded by the coding sequence TTGACCAGCACTGCGATGGCGCAGGGGTCCGAGGGCCGCAAGGCCCAGCCGGACCACCTCGGCCATGTCATCTTCATCACCGCGGCAGCGGCCATGGGTGGCTTCCTCTTCGGCTACGACAGTTCCGTGATCAACGGCGCTGTCGAGGGCATCCGCGGGAAGTACGACATCGGCTCCGCCGCTCTGGCCCAGGTCATCGCCATCGCCCTGATCGGCTGCGCGATCGGTGCCGCCACCGCGGGCCGCCTCGCGGACCGCATCGGCCGGATCCGCGTCATGCAGATCTCCGCGACGCTCTTCACGATCAGCGCGGTCGGCTCGGCACTGCCCTTCGCCCTCTGGGACCTCGCCTTCTGGCGCGTCCTCGGCGGCATCGCCATCGGTATGGCCTCGGTCATCGGCCCGGCCTACATCGCCGAGGTCTCCCCGCCCGCGTACCGCGGCCGCCTCGGCTCCTTCCAGCAGGCCGCCATCGTGGTGGGCATCGCCGTCTCCCAGCTCGTCAACTGGGGCATCCTCAACCTCGCCGACGGCGACCAGCGCGGTCACGTGATGGGCATCGAGGCCTGGCAGCTGATGCTCGGCGTCATGGTCGTCCCGGCCGTCCTCTACGGCCTGCTCTCCTTCGCGATCCCCGAGTCGCCGCGCTTCCTGATCTCCGTCGGCAAGATCGACCGCGCGAAGGCCGTCCTGGCCGAGGTCGAGGGCCGCGGCATCGACCTCGACAAGCGCGTCGCCGAGATCGAGCTGGCCATGCACAGCGAGCAGAAGTCCACCTTCAAGGACCTCCTCGGCGGCAAGGCGGGCCTGCTGCCCATCGTCTGGGTCGGCATCGGCCTCTCGGTCTTCCAGCAGCTCGTCGGCATCAACGTGGCCTTCTACTACTCGGCCACCCTCTGGCAGTCCGTCGGCATCGACCCGAGCGACTCGTTCCTCTACTCGTTCACCACGTCGATCATCAACATCGTCGGCACCGTGATCGCGATGATCTTCGTCGACCGCATCGGCCGCAAGCCGCTCGCGCTCGTCGGCTCCGCCGGTATGGCCGTCTCCCTGGCCCTGGAGGCCTGGGCCTTCTCCGCCAAGGCCGCCGACGGCTCCCTGCCGACCACCGAAGGCACGGTGGCCCTGATCGCGGCCCACGCGTTCGTGCTCTTCTTCGCCCTCTCGTGGGGTGTCGTGGTCTGGGTCTTCCTCGGCGAGATGTTCCCGAACCGCATCCGTGCCGCGGCGCTCGGTGTGGCGGCGTCCGCGCAGTGGGTCGCCAACTGGGCCATCACCGCGAGCTTCCCGAGCCTGGCGGACTGGAACCTGTCCGGTACGTACGTGATCTACACGGTCTTCGCCGTGCTCTCGATCCCCTTCGTGATGAAGTTCGTGAAGGAGACCAAGGGCAAGGCGTTGGAGGAGATGGGCTAA